The genome window AGAACCAGGATAAACCAGCAACTCAAATCCTTAAGTCAAAGCAACACTCAGACGGAATTACCGCAAGTGTTAACCGAAGCTCAGCTGGAGTTCTGGCAGACTCAGGGGTATCTGGTGATCCCTGCTGTATTGAGCAAAGAGCAATGCCAACTAAGTTGTGATGTCATTTGGCAGTATCTGCAGGCCGACCCGGCACAACCGGACAGCTGGTATCAAAGCACAGATAAAATGCAAAAAATCATGCTGCAGCTGTTCCGTCACCCTGTGCTCGATGCCAACAGGCAACAGCCATTGATACGCAAGGTGTATGAACAATTATGGCAACGTACGGATTTAGTGATGACCACAGACAGGGTCAGTTTTAATCCACCTGAAACTAAAAGCTGGCGTTTCCCAGGGCCTGATTTGCACTGGGATGTTGAACTGATAGCCCCTGTGCCTTTTGCGACTCAGGGGCTGGTGTATTTAACAGACACCACAGAGCAACAAGGTGCTTTTTGTTGTGTGCCGGGTTTTCATCTGAAGATTGATCACTGGATTAACAGCCAAAACAAAGACCCGATTGAACTGCAGCAGCAAAACTGGGCAGACTGGCCTGTCAAAGCCATAGCGGCCAAAGCGGGTGATTTAATTATCTGGCATCAGGCCCTGCCTCATGGAGCCAGCCGCAATACTGCTGAATGGCCTCGGATGGTGCACTACATCAATATGTATCCTTTGGTGGATTGATGCAAAAAGTCAGTTTGTATCACTCCTTATTGCATGATGCCAGCAGGCTGAAGGCTTTATGGCAACTGGAAGGGCTGGATGAGTTTGTCGCCTTGATGCGGCAGTATTTAGACTGGCCTGAACTTAACTTTGAGCAATTACAGCGTTTTTTAGCAGAGCAGAACCAGCAGCCATTTTGTCCTGAACTGGCGTCTTTTAGCTTATGCTGGCAACCTTATGGGTATCAGGCTCAGCGTAAAATTGTGCGTTGGGCTCCGGCTTTCCTGAAACCTTCTTTGCCTTTTTTTGAAGAAGATATAGCTTTGAGTCGTCAGAGTTTGCTGGCGCAGCTGATCCAACCTTTTAGTGAGCTTGAACAGTTAATACCCCAACGCCTGACAGTACCTGCAGTGCGGCCTGCCATGCTGATTTTTCACTGGTCCAGATGTGGCTCCACTTTGGTTTCCGGCAGTTTTGCCTTACAGCAAAAGGTTAAAGTGCTATCCGAGTCTATGTTGGCGAGCGATCTGTTGAATGACCCCTATTGGGCCGGGCAACAGCCAGAGTTGCTGGATTTGGTGTTACGTTTGCAAGGGCGTTTACGCCACCATGAGCAGCAGTTGGTGATTAAATGCAATGCCTGGGATCTGCAACATTGGCCTGTCTGGTTAAACTTGTATCCGAAAGCCGGGGTGTTGTGTTTAATCCGCCAACCCGAAGCTGTGCTGGCGTCTCACCATCATCTGGCGGGCCGTCATATGGTCAGACAACAACCTGCACTCTGGCAAGAGTCTGATCAATCAGCCTCTTTGCTGGACTATAGAATTCAGGTGATACAGCGCATGGCTATTCTGATGAATGCATTGCGGCAACAACGTGACTGTACAGTGCTGAGTTATGAGCAGTTAAAAGACAGCACACCACGGCAATTAGCCCGGATTGCCGGATTGGAGCTAACGGATGCAGAGCAAAAGCTGTGGCAGGATTTCCGGCACTTTGATGCAAAACAGCAGGGCGTACCTTTTCAATCCACTAAAAAATCAGCAGAAGAGCTTTTTAGTCCGGCAGAGTTAGAGCTGATCCGTTCAGAGCTACAACCTTTGTATCAGCTGTTATTGGCAAAAGGCGATTGATAACCCAACTGTGTTGCCAACGCAGAAATTTCCTGCAGTTGACTTAAATGAGGATACCCAGCAGAGGTTTGCACTAAACCCAGACCAAACTGATCCACTTTATCCAAAACTGGCCAGAACTCAGGGGCTGAACAGCACAAAAACGCTGCCAGTTGTTGCTTACTTTGCTCTGAAAACAGCTGACTAAAACTCAGACTAAGCCAGTCCTGCTTAGGCCATTGCTGCTGATAGTTCAGTGCCTGCCATTGCACTTCCGCCCAATACCAGAGATTTTTTTCCGCAGGGTTCAGCAGGGGCCATAACTCTTTGTATTTATGCAGCAGAGCTTGTTCAGCCCCCGGCAAATAAAGATTCTTGATGGGTAAATGTGGCAAAAATGGCGGCACAAAGGCATTCAGTTTTAGTAACGAAGCCACAGTATCCAGCGGGCCTCTGTGAATATGGATCACTCTGACAGGACAATCGAGTTGTTGTCTAAACCAGTTCAGATGCCGCCAGCACGGAAAACCTGTTTCGATATAGCTTTTGCCACCCTCCAGTTGCTGTCTGATAAAGGTCAGATGCTTTTCCAGTATCTCAGTATTAGCCAGCAGGGGGTTTTGCACTGTATTCAGATCAGGCCGGTAGCCAAAATGCAGAGGTTCATGCTGCACCACAAAATCTTCACCCCAGTGCTGTAAAGTTTCGGTCAGCCATTGGGTGCCACAACGTCCGGTGGACAATACAAAATAAGCGGTCACAGACATTTCCTTTTGATTGATGCATTAGACTGGTGCTGCGCCAGTGTCCGAAAGCAATACATTGGGTTCTGGTAAACAGGAACATGCTTGGGTATGCTGAAGTAAAATATAAGATAAAACAAGGCACTTCTATTATGCAAAAACTTAACCTGCCTGATGGGTTGTCGGTCCGGCCAGCGTCGGGCAACGACAAGCTATTTTTAGAATCACTGTATCAGTCGACCCGCGAAGACTTGCTGGTGCTGGATGCCTCTGAAGATCAAAAAGCTGAACTCATTGAAATGCAATTCAGAGCTCAAACTCAGGGCTACGGCAATGCCTATCCTAATGCCATGTATTTCGTCATTGAAAAGCATCAGGAATCTATTGGTAAAGCCACCATAGATTTTGGTCATAATGAAGTACATCTGATTGATTTAG of Rheinheimera sp. MM224 contains these proteins:
- a CDS encoding GNAT family N-acetyltransferase; amino-acid sequence: MQKLNLPDGLSVRPASGNDKLFLESLYQSTREDLLVLDASEDQKAELIEMQFRAQTQGYGNAYPNAMYFVIEKHQESIGKATIDFGHNEVHLIDLALIPAARGKGLGAAVIQAFQQAAAMIAAPMTLSVLQNNVQARVLYQKLGFVTDEIQLPYERMIWYPPALRAIHV